The following nucleotide sequence is from Acidobacteriota bacterium.
AGTCCTGTGAAAGAGTACATCCGCAGACAGGGAAGATTCAGGCATCTGACGGATAAGGATATTGACATGATCCAGGAGAGGGTGAATGATGAGTGGGAGAGACTGCTTCGCAAGGTGAAGGAATCCGAAGATCCAGAGTAATATCCTTTCTTCCATTATCCATCCGATATCCGCTATAAGAGCAGCCAGGCTTGCCCTTTTTATAATTTCATTTACAATGTATGTTTCATGAAGACAGAGGCTCTTAAACATAGAATTGCAAGCCTGCTTTATGTCATGCTTTTAACCATTTCGCCTTCTCTAACGCCTGGAGCAGAGTTCCGCAAGAACATAAGGCTGGATCTAAGCTACCCGAGCCAGGAGCTGTACAGAGACGCTTTTCAATATTCAGTCCCGGTTGTTCAATGGTCGGAGTGGTCCCCTTATGCGTTTGCGAAGGCGCGGGCTCTTGATAAACCGATCCTGCTCAATATCGGCGTGAGGTGGGACAAGAACTGCTACGACATGGATGCCGAGACCTTTTCAGATCCCTCTGTTGCATGGTTGATCAATAATCACTTCGTTCCGATTCGTGTCGACGGTGACAAGAGACCGGATATCAAAAAGGCCTATGGTGCAAAGATCTGGCCTTCGATATTCTTTCTTCTTCCCGACGGAAGACCTATGATATGGCAGGAAGAAGAAGGCGGCAAATATCCGATGGCACTTGGTTTTGTCTATCCCAATACAATGAAGGATCTGATTCTTTCAGCGTTCAAATATTACAAAGGTCATCCCGAGAAAGTTGATGAATTAGCCAGCGCACAGATGAAAACCGAAGAAAATGCGTTGGATCTCAAGGAGGGACCACTGGATCAAGGAATTCCGGAGAGGATACTTTCTTCATTGAAGGCCAATTTCGATCTGCAGAACGGTGGATTCGGCAAAGAACCGAAATTCCCAATTCCTTCAGCTTTGGAATTTGCAGTTCATATGTACTCCCTCGAACAGAATCCTGCGGTACTGGAAATCTGTTCCAGGACTCTCAAAGCTATCATGAATTCGGAGATGAACGATAGGTTGGAAGGAGGGATCTTCCGATATGCTAACAGGGCAGACTGGTCTGATCCTGCCCGGGAAAAATTGCTGGATAGAAACGCTTCTCTTCTTGACAATTTACTGGATCTCTTCATGTTAACCGGTGATGCAGAAATCAAAAATGAGGCACTCTCCATTCTGAACTATATTGATAAAACGCTGCTTGACAGTGGAGGAGCATTTCTGGCCGGGCAGTATGCCGATTTTGCATTTGCAGATGGATACTATGCATCCGCGCCGGAGGAGAAGAAATTCTTGATTCGTCCCCCCATCGATCGTAGGATCTTTTGTAACAGAAGTGCAATAGCTGCATCGTCCTTCCTGAAAGCATCTATCATAATGAATGACCAGGCTTGGTTTGAAAAGGGAAGAAAGGCGGTCGATTTTCTCCTGGAGGAGTTTTACAGTCCCGGCCGAGGAGTTTTTCATTTCTACGAGAAGGGGAGAAAGGATCTTATTGGTATTCTGGAAGATAACGCGCAGTTCTGCATGACACTTTTCGATCTCTATCAGATAAGCGGAGAGGAACTCTATCTTAAAAGTGCGACGGAGATTGCTGATTTCATGATAGACAATTTAAAAGATGTCATGCGGGGAGGGTTCTTTGATTATATGCAAGATCAGGGTGCCCCGGGGAAACTGAAGCTGCCCATGAAATCTATCGACGATAATGCCTTAGCAGCAAGAGCCCTGATAAGGATTTATCATACAACAGGAAGAGATAAATATTTGCGGGAAGCGGTCAAGAGTCTGGAGCTCTTTTCGACGAGCTATATGAAATACGAAGTCTTTGCTTCATCTTATGGGTTGGCTTGCAGCGAGTACTTTGTTAGGCCATTGAGGATAATCGTCATCGGGAAGAGCCATGATCAACGGGTAAAAAATCTGATATCTGAAGCAAACAGGATTCCCGAGAAGTGGAAGATAGTCAAATTCATTGATGAAGAAAAAGAAGACATCAGCAAAATAGGAATGATTGCAACTTCCACTCCAGTGCTATATTTCATTAAAAGTCCCCTGATCTCTTCTCCTGTGACCAACCATGAAAGAGTAGCTGCACAGTATGAAAAATTCAAGAAGCGCTTATCATCCGGGCGGGCGAAGATCATGGAATAAGTACTGTGCTTTGACGAGAAGAACTCCTTCTTACTTTTTAGAATAGAGGAGATGGTATGGAGAAGGCTTCCATCGGTATCATAGGCGGGAGTGGCATCTATTCCATGGAGGATCTGAAAGATGTAGTGGAAGTAAAGATGGATACGCCATTCGGGGAGCCATCGGATGCCTATGTTGTTGGAACCGTGGAGGGTAGAAGAGTGGCATTCATCGCACGGCATGGAAGAGGGCACAGGATAATCCCATCGGAGATAAATTTCAGGGCAAACATCTTCGGATTCAAGCTTCTTGGCGTTGAAAGGATCGTTGCAGCAGGCGCCGTAGGGAGCATGAGGGAGCATATAATTCCGCTCGACATCGTCCTTCCAGATCAGTTCATCGATCGGACCTGCCGGAGACCATCCACCTTCTTCGGCAATGGCATCGTGGGACACATCACGTTTGCAGAGCCGATCTGCAGGCACCTGAAAGATTCTCTGAGAGAGGCCTGCCTTCAGGCAGGGGCAAGGATCCACAATGGCGGCGTCTACCTCTGCATGGAAGGTCCGCAGTTCTCAACGAAGGCAGAATCGCTTGTCTACAGGAGCTGGGGCGTGGATGTCATCGGCATGACAAACCTTCAGGAAGCAAAACTGGCAAGAGAGGCAGAGATCTGCTTCGCCACTATGGCTCTTGTAACTGATTATGACTGCTGGCACGAGAGCGAAGAATCGGTGACTATAGATGCAGTCCTGCAGAATCTGAAGAAGAATTCGATGATGGCGAAGGAGATCGTCAAGAGATTGATGAGAGTTCTGCCTGAAAAGAGGGAATGTGGATGCTCCTCCGCGTTAAAGGACGCCATCATCACGGACCGCTCCATGATCCCGGAAGAGTTGAAAAGAAGACTATTTCCCCTCATAGGAAAATATATTTAGATGAAAATACTGGTAGTCGGCTCCATAGCCTACGACACGGTGCGGACACCATCGGGCTTCCGAAGCAAAATTCTTGGTGGCTCCGCGACCTATTTCTCCGTTTCTGCCAGCTTCTTCAGCAGTGTAGGGATCGTGGCCGTCGTCGGCTCCGATTTCAACATGAGCAATCTGCGCCTTCTGAAAGAAAGAGGGGTGGATTGCTCAGGCATAGGAAAAGCCGGGGGAAAGACATTCCATTGGGAAGGGGAGTACGGTGCCGATCTTAATGTCGCCGTAACAAAGAGAACCGAGCTCAACGTTTTCAAGAAGTTCGATCCCGTGCTCCCAGAAAGGTTCATGAAAAGTCCCGTCGTCTTCCTCGCCAACATTGACCCGGACCTGCAGTGGAAGGTCCTCCAGCAGACCAAGAGTCCACGTCTCGTTGTTTGTGACACCATGAATTTCTGGATCGAGAACAAGCTTTCCTCTCTCAGGAAGGTCATAGGGAAGGTGGACATTCTCCTCCTTAATGAAGGGGAGGCGAAACAGTTGACGGGTCAGGCACATCTCGTCAAGGCTATCAGAAAGATTTCCACAATGGGGCCGCATACAGTCGTTGTCAAGAGGGGAGAGTATGGCGCCATGATGATCCATAAAGGGAAGCTCTTTGTGGTTCCAGCTTTTCTGGTGGAAAGGG
It contains:
- a CDS encoding DUF255 domain-containing protein, translated to MLLTISPSLTPGAEFRKNIRLDLSYPSQELYRDAFQYSVPVVQWSEWSPYAFAKARALDKPILLNIGVRWDKNCYDMDAETFSDPSVAWLINNHFVPIRVDGDKRPDIKKAYGAKIWPSIFFLLPDGRPMIWQEEEGGKYPMALGFVYPNTMKDLILSAFKYYKGHPEKVDELASAQMKTEENALDLKEGPLDQGIPERILSSLKANFDLQNGGFGKEPKFPIPSALEFAVHMYSLEQNPAVLEICSRTLKAIMNSEMNDRLEGGIFRYANRADWSDPAREKLLDRNASLLDNLLDLFMLTGDAEIKNEALSILNYIDKTLLDSGGAFLAGQYADFAFADGYYASAPEEKKFLIRPPIDRRIFCNRSAIAASSFLKASIIMNDQAWFEKGRKAVDFLLEEFYSPGRGVFHFYEKGRKDLIGILEDNAQFCMTLFDLYQISGEELYLKSATEIADFMIDNLKDVMRGGFFDYMQDQGAPGKLKLPMKSIDDNALAARALIRIYHTTGRDKYLREAVKSLELFSTSYMKYEVFASSYGLACSEYFVRPLRIIVIGKSHDQRVKNLISEANRIPEKWKIVKFIDEEKEDISKIGMIATSTPVLYFIKSPLISSPVTNHERVAAQYEKFKKRLSSGRAKIME
- a CDS encoding PfkB family carbohydrate kinase — protein: MKILVVGSIAYDTVRTPSGFRSKILGGSATYFSVSASFFSSVGIVAVVGSDFNMSNLRLLKERGVDCSGIGKAGGKTFHWEGEYGADLNVAVTKRTELNVFKKFDPVLPERFMKSPVVFLANIDPDLQWKVLQQTKSPRLVVCDTMNFWIENKLSSLRKVIGKVDILLLNEGEAKQLTGQAHLVKAIRKISTMGPHTVVVKRGEYGAMMIHKGKLFVVPAFLVERVIDPTGAGDSFAGGFVGYLSTKRNITELTLRQAIIHGSIMASFDVQNFSLDSFRNLAFRDIKERYRQFKKMTCF
- the mtnP gene encoding S-methyl-5'-thioadenosine phosphorylase; translated protein: MEKASIGIIGGSGIYSMEDLKDVVEVKMDTPFGEPSDAYVVGTVEGRRVAFIARHGRGHRIIPSEINFRANIFGFKLLGVERIVAAGAVGSMREHIIPLDIVLPDQFIDRTCRRPSTFFGNGIVGHITFAEPICRHLKDSLREACLQAGARIHNGGVYLCMEGPQFSTKAESLVYRSWGVDVIGMTNLQEAKLAREAEICFATMALVTDYDCWHESEESVTIDAVLQNLKKNSMMAKEIVKRLMRVLPEKRECGCSSALKDAIITDRSMIPEELKRRLFPLIGKYI